One Gemmatimonadota bacterium DNA window includes the following coding sequences:
- a CDS encoding beta-mannanase has product MRHLLLLCACVVACDSTRETPPLPPADSFPAPAAGARYHGVFPGDTSGLENTITPARLAEYEGAAGLPAAWVYFSHEWGEGRAFPGAEVAWIAGQGKVPYIRLMLRSSTEQDLAEPLFTPDRIIAGDFDADLRRWARAARTAGTPILAEYGTEMNGEWFGWNGKWFGGGTLTGYGDPTAPDGPERFRDAYRHIIDLAREEGARNVGWVFHVNDGDYPAAAWNRFEAYYPGDAYVTWLAVSVYGAQTPQDGEWPRFRDGMDATYARLVALAPAKPVIVAEFGVTRDNPLGSQAAWADSALADLLGGRWPAVIGFSWWNEGWPNDDDPAHDTNMRVQDNAPLAAVFTARLTAAPALKGQYP; this is encoded by the coding sequence ATGCGACACCTCCTGCTGCTGTGCGCCTGCGTGGTCGCCTGTGACTCGACCCGTGAGACGCCGCCCCTCCCACCCGCCGACTCCTTCCCCGCGCCCGCCGCCGGCGCCCGCTACCACGGCGTCTTTCCCGGCGACACCAGCGGGCTGGAGAACACCATCACCCCCGCGCGCCTGGCCGAGTACGAAGGGGCGGCGGGCCTGCCGGCGGCGTGGGTGTACTTCTCGCACGAGTGGGGCGAGGGTCGCGCCTTTCCCGGGGCGGAGGTGGCGTGGATCGCGGGTCAGGGCAAGGTCCCGTACATCCGCCTGATGCTGCGGAGCAGCACGGAGCAGGACCTGGCCGAGCCGCTGTTCACCCCCGACCGGATCATCGCGGGCGACTTCGACGCGGACCTCCGCCGCTGGGCCCGCGCGGCGCGCACGGCTGGCACGCCCATCCTGGCCGAGTACGGCACCGAGATGAACGGCGAGTGGTTCGGCTGGAACGGGAAGTGGTTCGGCGGCGGCACCCTCACCGGCTACGGCGACCCCACGGCGCCGGATGGCCCGGAGCGGTTCCGCGACGCGTATCGGCACATCATCGACCTGGCGCGGGAGGAGGGGGCCCGCAACGTGGGGTGGGTGTTCCACGTGAACGATGGCGACTATCCCGCCGCGGCGTGGAACCGGTTCGAGGCGTACTACCCCGGCGATGCGTACGTCACCTGGCTCGCAGTCAGCGTCTACGGCGCGCAGACCCCGCAGGACGGCGAGTGGCCGCGCTTCCGCGACGGCATGGACGCGACCTACGCGCGCCTGGTGGCGCTGGCGCCGGCCAAGCCGGTGATCGTGGCGGAGTTCGGCGTGACCCGGGACAACCCGCTCGGCAGCCAGGCCGCCTGGGCCGACAGCGCCCTGGCCGACCTGCTCGGCGGGCGGTGGCCGGCAGTGATCGGGTTCTCGTGGTGGAACGAGGGCTGGCCCAACGACGACGATCCCGCGCACGACACCAACATGCGGGTGCAGGACAACGCGCCGCTGGCCGCGGTGTTCACCGCGCGGCTCACGGCGGCGCCCGCCCTCAAGGGGCAGTACCCGTAG
- a CDS encoding S9 family peptidase, giving the protein MLRRLLPVLLVLAPLPLAAQAPDSSTITLERVFESPFFSGQFAPPTRWTPDGEAYFSSDRRPGTKGPDLVRVNPETGEKTVLVRSEQLVPAGDSVPLRAASYRFSDDGRKVLLFTNTARVWRLNTRGDYWVLDLDSGQLRKLGGEAAKPQTLMFAKFAPQGDRVAYVRENNLYVERVSDGRIIPLTRDGSRTLINGTFDWVYEEEFSARDGFRWSPDGQAIAYWQLDASGVRDFLLLNTTDSLYSFTVPVQYPKAGSTNSAVRIGVVPAAGGPTRWIQVPGSPRDIYVARMEWAGTSDEIAFQHLNRLQNTLTVFLADRKTGRSRPVFTDRDSAWVDVVDDWDWLDGGARFVWISERDGWRHAWTISRDGTRQTLLTPGAFDIADVVQVDVKGGWIYYTASPENPTQRYLYRSPLDGRGTQERLSPMGQFGTHGYNLAPGAKYAIHTFSNIDTPPRTELVRLPGHALIRTLADNAELRHRMGLLRRGPARFTRVDAGNGVWLDALVMYPADFDSTKQYPVLFMVYGEPAAQTAVDRWNAMDPWHLMLTQMGYAVITMDNRGTPSLRGRDWRKAIYRKIGVYASEDQAGAARAIGRWPWVDSTRLGVWGWSGGGSMTLNLLFRFPEVYRTGMSVAPVPDVHLYDTIYQERYMGLPGPNAEDYRLSSPVTFADRLRGNLLVVHGTGDDNVHYQGTERLINALVAANKQFKLLSYPNRTHGIFEGEGTTLHLFSRLTEYLVKYLPAGGR; this is encoded by the coding sequence ATGCTGCGCCGGCTGCTGCCCGTCCTCCTGGTCCTCGCCCCGCTGCCGCTGGCGGCCCAGGCGCCGGACTCCTCGACCATCACCCTGGAACGGGTGTTCGAGTCGCCGTTCTTCTCCGGCCAGTTTGCGCCGCCCACCCGGTGGACCCCCGACGGCGAGGCCTACTTCTCGTCGGACCGCCGCCCGGGCACCAAGGGGCCGGACCTGGTGCGGGTGAACCCGGAGACCGGCGAGAAGACGGTGCTGGTGCGCAGCGAGCAGCTGGTGCCCGCGGGCGATTCGGTGCCGCTCCGGGCGGCGAGCTACCGGTTCTCGGACGACGGCCGGAAGGTGCTGCTGTTCACCAATACGGCGCGGGTCTGGCGGCTCAACACCCGCGGCGACTACTGGGTGCTCGACCTCGACAGCGGCCAGCTCCGGAAGCTGGGCGGCGAGGCGGCGAAGCCGCAGACGCTGATGTTCGCCAAGTTCGCCCCGCAGGGCGACCGGGTGGCGTACGTGCGGGAGAACAACCTGTACGTGGAGCGGGTGAGCGACGGCCGGATCATCCCCCTCACCCGGGATGGCTCACGGACGCTCATCAACGGCACCTTCGACTGGGTGTACGAGGAGGAGTTCAGCGCCCGCGACGGCTTCCGCTGGAGTCCCGACGGGCAGGCGATCGCCTACTGGCAGCTCGACGCGTCCGGGGTGCGCGACTTCCTGCTGCTCAACACCACCGACAGCCTCTACTCCTTCACCGTGCCGGTGCAGTACCCCAAGGCGGGCAGCACCAACTCCGCGGTGCGCATCGGCGTGGTGCCGGCCGCGGGCGGTCCCACCCGCTGGATCCAGGTGCCGGGCAGCCCGCGCGACATCTACGTGGCGCGGATGGAGTGGGCGGGGACCTCGGACGAGATCGCCTTCCAGCACCTCAACCGGCTGCAGAACACGCTCACGGTCTTCCTGGCCGACCGGAAGACGGGGCGGAGCCGGCCGGTGTTCACGGACCGGGACAGCGCCTGGGTGGACGTGGTGGATGACTGGGACTGGCTGGACGGCGGGGCGCGCTTCGTGTGGATCAGCGAGCGGGATGGCTGGCGGCACGCCTGGACCATCAGCCGTGATGGCACCCGGCAGACGCTGCTCACGCCCGGGGCGTTCGACATCGCCGACGTGGTGCAGGTGGACGTCAAGGGCGGGTGGATCTACTACACCGCGAGCCCGGAGAACCCGACCCAGCGCTACCTCTACCGCTCCCCCCTCGACGGCCGCGGCACCCAGGAGCGGCTCTCGCCGATGGGCCAGTTCGGCACCCACGGCTACAACCTGGCGCCGGGCGCGAAGTACGCCATCCACACCTTCTCCAACATCGACACGCCGCCCCGCACCGAGCTGGTGCGGCTCCCCGGCCACGCGCTGATCCGCACCCTGGCCGACAACGCCGAGCTGCGGCACCGGATGGGGCTGCTGCGCCGGGGCCCGGCCCGCTTTACCCGGGTGGACGCCGGCAATGGCGTGTGGCTCGACGCGCTGGTGATGTACCCGGCGGACTTCGACTCGACGAAGCAGTACCCGGTGCTCTTCATGGTCTACGGCGAGCCGGCGGCGCAGACGGCGGTGGACCGCTGGAACGCGATGGACCCCTGGCACCTCATGCTCACCCAGATGGGCTACGCGGTGATCACGATGGACAACCGCGGCACCCCGTCGCTGCGCGGGCGCGACTGGCGCAAGGCGATCTACCGGAAGATCGGGGTCTACGCCTCGGAGGACCAGGCGGGGGCGGCGCGCGCCATCGGGCGCTGGCCGTGGGTGGACAGCACCCGGCTCGGGGTCTGGGGCTGGAGCGGCGGCGGGTCGATGACGCTCAACCTGCTGTTCCGCTTCCCGGAGGTGTACCGCACCGGCATGTCGGTGGCGCCCGTGCCCGACGTCCACCTCTACGACACGATCTACCAGGAGCGGTACATGGGGCTGCCGGGCCCCAACGCGGAGGACTACCGCCTGTCCTCGCCGGTGACCTTCGCCGACCGGCTGCGCGGCAACCTGCTGGTGGTGCACGGGACCGGCGACGACAACGTGCACTACCAGGGCACCGAACGGCTGATCAACGCGCTGGTGGCGGCCAACAAGCAGTTCAAGCTGCTCTCCTACCCCAACCGCACTCACGGCATCTTCGAGGGCGAGGGGACGACGCTGCACCTGTTCAGCCGCCTGACGGAGTACCTGGTGAAGTACCTGCCGGCGGGCGGGCGCTGA
- a CDS encoding DUF2442 domain-containing protein → MLMVSVGPVWQDGARRRPRLRAVLVGPEWIVLELRDGRRLRVPTAWSAPLADASVGERAEWRRFGAGTGVVWPALGEVLVLRLVAGARRRPPAAGDGPPPPLRLAMA, encoded by the coding sequence ATGCTCATGGTCTCGGTGGGTCCGGTGTGGCAGGACGGGGCACGGCGCAGGCCGCGGCTCCGGGCGGTGCTGGTGGGCCCGGAGTGGATCGTCCTCGAGTTGCGCGACGGCCGGCGGCTGCGGGTGCCGACGGCCTGGTCCGCTCCATTGGCCGACGCCAGCGTGGGGGAACGCGCGGAATGGCGCCGCTTCGGGGCAGGCACCGGGGTGGTCTGGCCCGCCCTGGGCGAGGTGCTGGTGCTCCGGCTGGTGGCGGGCGCCCGGCGCCGGCCACCCGCCGCCGGGGACGGTCCGCCCCCGCCGCTCCGGCTGGCCATGGCCTGA
- a CDS encoding metalloregulator ArsR/SmtB family transcription factor, with translation MGATIVTRLQALADTTRNRLLLVLERHELTVSELCEALQLPQSTVSRHLKVLADDGWVLSRADGASRLYRMPVTDLEPAARKLWQLVRDQVESAPAALRDAERLRGVLAERRARSEEFFATAAGQWDRMRSELFGGRTELLPLLGLLDPASVVADLGCGTGHLTQAVAPFVRQVIAVDGSAAMLRAARARLGELPNVEIRRGDLETLPIADGTADVACMVMVLPYLAEPALALREAARALRSGGRLLLTDLMPHERAEYRQTLGHLWQGVGEGQLAEWLAQAGLTLRCYRPVPLDPGARGPMVFTAVGSKA, from the coding sequence GTGGGCGCCACCATCGTCACCCGGCTGCAGGCCTTGGCCGATACTACCCGCAACCGGCTGCTCCTCGTCCTGGAGCGGCACGAGCTGACGGTGTCGGAGCTCTGCGAGGCGCTACAGCTGCCGCAGAGCACGGTGAGCCGGCACCTCAAGGTGCTGGCCGACGATGGGTGGGTCCTTTCCCGGGCCGACGGCGCGAGCCGACTGTACCGGATGCCGGTCACCGACCTCGAGCCGGCGGCGCGCAAGCTGTGGCAGCTGGTGCGGGACCAGGTGGAGTCCGCGCCGGCGGCGCTGCGCGACGCCGAGCGGCTGCGCGGGGTGCTGGCGGAGCGGCGGGCGCGGTCGGAGGAGTTCTTTGCCACCGCCGCGGGGCAGTGGGACCGAATGCGCAGCGAGCTCTTCGGCGGCCGCACCGAGCTGCTGCCGCTGCTCGGCCTGCTCGACCCGGCCTCCGTGGTGGCCGACCTGGGCTGCGGCACCGGGCACCTGACCCAGGCGGTGGCGCCCTTCGTCCGGCAGGTGATCGCGGTGGATGGCTCGGCGGCGATGCTGCGCGCGGCCCGGGCCCGGCTGGGCGAGCTGCCCAACGTGGAGATCCGCCGGGGCGACCTCGAGACGCTCCCCATCGCGGACGGCACCGCGGACGTGGCGTGCATGGTGATGGTCCTGCCCTACCTGGCCGAGCCGGCGCTGGCGCTGCGCGAGGCGGCGCGGGCGCTCCGGAGCGGCGGGCGGCTGCTGCTCACGGACCTGATGCCCCATGAGCGGGCGGAGTACCGGCAGACGCTAGGCCACCTGTGGCAGGGGGTGGGCGAGGGGCAGCTGGCGGAGTGGCTGGCGCAGGCGGGTCTCACCCTCCGGTGTTATCGCCCCGTGCCGCTCGATCCGGGCGCGCGGGGTCCGATGGTCTTCACGGCGGTCGGCAGCAAGGCGTAG